In a genomic window of Athene noctua chromosome 24, bAthNoc1.hap1.1, whole genome shotgun sequence:
- the SYF2 gene encoding pre-mRNA-splicing factor SYF2 isoform X2, producing the protein MERPRAQLSQEIEARPGSAEAAAAQRREERLRKFRELHMKRNEARRLNHQEVVEEDKRLKLPANWEAKKARLEWELKVEEKKKECAARGEDYERVKLLEISAEDAERWERKKKRKNPDLGFSDYAAAQLRQYQRLTRQIKPDLEQYEKLKEQYGEALYPTSDSLLHGTHVPSKEGVDRMVADLEKQIEKREKYSRRRPYNDDADIDYINERNAKFNKKAERFYGKYTAEIKQNLERGTAV; encoded by the exons ATGGAGCGACCCAGAGCTCAGCTGTCACAGGAGATT GAGGCGAGGCCTGGctcggcggaggcggcggcggcgcagagGCGGGAGGAGCGGCTGCGCAAGTTCCGCGAGCTCCACATGAAACGG AACGAGGCGCGCAGGCTGAATCACCAAGAAGTGGTGGAAGAAGATAAACGGCTTAAATTGCCAGCAAACTGGGAAGCCAAAAAAGCTCGGCTGGAGTGGGAGCTGAAGgtggaggaaaagaagaag GAATGTGCAGCGAGAGGAGAGGACTACGAGCGAGTTAAACTGTTGGAGATCAGTGCTGAGGATGCTGAGAggtgggaaaggaaaaagaagaggaagaatccAGATCTAGGATTTTCAG ATTATGCAGCTGCTCAGCTGCGCCAGTACCAGAGATTAACCCGTCAGATCAAACCTGACCTGGAGCAGTACGAGAAGCTGAAAGAGCAGTA TGGTGAAGCGCTTTACCCCACATCTGACAGTCTTCTCCATGGAACTCACGTGCCATCTAAGGAAGGGGTTGATCGAATGGTTGCAGATCTTGAAAAACA AATTGAGAAGCGGGAGAAGTACAGCCGGCGCCGGCCCTACAACGATGATGCGGACATCGACTACATTAACGAGAGGAACGCCAAGTTCAATAAGAAGGCAGAGAGGTTCTACGGGAAGTACACAGCTGAGATCAAACAGAACCTGGAGAGAGGAACAGCCGTCTGA
- the SYF2 gene encoding pre-mRNA-splicing factor SYF2 isoform X1, giving the protein MAASSGAGSARGRKRKRSPCAMAAAAVSELGGLGVPDPECGLFQGSSGSEEEARPGSAEAAAAQRREERLRKFRELHMKRNEARRLNHQEVVEEDKRLKLPANWEAKKARLEWELKVEEKKKECAARGEDYERVKLLEISAEDAERWERKKKRKNPDLGFSDYAAAQLRQYQRLTRQIKPDLEQYEKLKEQYGEALYPTSDSLLHGTHVPSKEGVDRMVADLEKQIEKREKYSRRRPYNDDADIDYINERNAKFNKKAERFYGKYTAEIKQNLERGTAV; this is encoded by the exons ATGGCGGCGAGCTCCGGGGCAGGGAGCGCCCGCGGGCGGAAGCGGAAGCGCTCACCGTgcgccatggcggcggcggccgtgtCGGAGCTGGGCGGGTTGGGGGTTCCCGATCCCgag TGTGGGTTGTTTCAGGGCTCCTCGGGCTCGGAGGAGGAGGCGAGGCCTGGctcggcggaggcggcggcggcgcagagGCGGGAGGAGCGGCTGCGCAAGTTCCGCGAGCTCCACATGAAACGG AACGAGGCGCGCAGGCTGAATCACCAAGAAGTGGTGGAAGAAGATAAACGGCTTAAATTGCCAGCAAACTGGGAAGCCAAAAAAGCTCGGCTGGAGTGGGAGCTGAAGgtggaggaaaagaagaag GAATGTGCAGCGAGAGGAGAGGACTACGAGCGAGTTAAACTGTTGGAGATCAGTGCTGAGGATGCTGAGAggtgggaaaggaaaaagaagaggaagaatccAGATCTAGGATTTTCAG ATTATGCAGCTGCTCAGCTGCGCCAGTACCAGAGATTAACCCGTCAGATCAAACCTGACCTGGAGCAGTACGAGAAGCTGAAAGAGCAGTA TGGTGAAGCGCTTTACCCCACATCTGACAGTCTTCTCCATGGAACTCACGTGCCATCTAAGGAAGGGGTTGATCGAATGGTTGCAGATCTTGAAAAACA AATTGAGAAGCGGGAGAAGTACAGCCGGCGCCGGCCCTACAACGATGATGCGGACATCGACTACATTAACGAGAGGAACGCCAAGTTCAATAAGAAGGCAGAGAGGTTCTACGGGAAGTACACAGCTGAGATCAAACAGAACCTGGAGAGAGGAACAGCCGTCTGA
- the SYF2 gene encoding pre-mRNA-splicing factor SYF2 isoform X3 — MAASSGAGSARGRKRKRSPCAMAAAAVSELGGLGVPDPEGSSGSEEEARPGSAEAAAAQRREERLRKFRELHMKRNEARRLNHQEVVEEDKRLKLPANWEAKKARLEWELKVEEKKKECAARGEDYERVKLLEISAEDAERWERKKKRKNPDLGFSDYAAAQLRQYQRLTRQIKPDLEQYEKLKEQYGEALYPTSDSLLHGTHVPSKEGVDRMVADLEKQIEKREKYSRRRPYNDDADIDYINERNAKFNKKAERFYGKYTAEIKQNLERGTAV, encoded by the exons ATGGCGGCGAGCTCCGGGGCAGGGAGCGCCCGCGGGCGGAAGCGGAAGCGCTCACCGTgcgccatggcggcggcggccgtgtCGGAGCTGGGCGGGTTGGGGGTTCCCGATCCCgag GGCTCCTCGGGCTCGGAGGAGGAGGCGAGGCCTGGctcggcggaggcggcggcggcgcagagGCGGGAGGAGCGGCTGCGCAAGTTCCGCGAGCTCCACATGAAACGG AACGAGGCGCGCAGGCTGAATCACCAAGAAGTGGTGGAAGAAGATAAACGGCTTAAATTGCCAGCAAACTGGGAAGCCAAAAAAGCTCGGCTGGAGTGGGAGCTGAAGgtggaggaaaagaagaag GAATGTGCAGCGAGAGGAGAGGACTACGAGCGAGTTAAACTGTTGGAGATCAGTGCTGAGGATGCTGAGAggtgggaaaggaaaaagaagaggaagaatccAGATCTAGGATTTTCAG ATTATGCAGCTGCTCAGCTGCGCCAGTACCAGAGATTAACCCGTCAGATCAAACCTGACCTGGAGCAGTACGAGAAGCTGAAAGAGCAGTA TGGTGAAGCGCTTTACCCCACATCTGACAGTCTTCTCCATGGAACTCACGTGCCATCTAAGGAAGGGGTTGATCGAATGGTTGCAGATCTTGAAAAACA AATTGAGAAGCGGGAGAAGTACAGCCGGCGCCGGCCCTACAACGATGATGCGGACATCGACTACATTAACGAGAGGAACGCCAAGTTCAATAAGAAGGCAGAGAGGTTCTACGGGAAGTACACAGCTGAGATCAAACAGAACCTGGAGAGAGGAACAGCCGTCTGA
- the RSRP1 gene encoding arginine/serine-rich protein 1 yields MGVTQEAGLSPQASPLEQDPCGGSPAGWSRNSRVPHGNQHRGCPAAPSGTETGYYRTTIKTEPTSESTCMEKTVVRKTDDMTDFMDDLTLSSPKKRESSLRSKRSCDRSSTRSSSRSSCSSQSSSSSSSSASSRSWSRSRSRSRSWSRRNGSRRYRRYSRSYSRSRSRSRGYTRYRGRYHTRHYRRYHGSPPRYRSRSRSWSRGRSYYRRSYSRSRSCSRGRRYYGFGRTVYPEAYRSWRSRSRTRSRSRSPLHLSEKDKRELLEIAKANAAKALGTDNVVLPASLKILTPSKEIKSEKQEHEDPGESAEQPRRPAEDMTKSGMERATIQRSISFSPNNTMAKPVLQKPVSHVVKEPAISPAREDDRKGSPYGQWVPVKKEEKKTFLNFSPKSAPFRAR; encoded by the exons ATGGGGGTGACTCAGGAAGCGGGGTTGTCTCCTCAGGCCTCGCCGCTGGAGCAGGATCCGTGCGGGGGAAGCCCGGCTGGCTGGAGCCG AAACTCTCGGGTCCCGCACGGGAACCAGCACCGGGGGTGTCCGGCGGCTCCCAGCG GGACAGAGACCGGGTATTAcagaacaacaataaaaacagaACCAACTTCTGAAAGTACCTGCATGGAGAAAACAGTGGTTAGGAAAACTGATGATATGACAGACTTCATGGATGACTTAACCCTCAGCTCACCAAAGAAAAGAGAATCGTCTTTGAGATCCAAGAGAAGCTGTGATAGGTCATCAACAAGGTCATCTAGCAGATCCTCTTGCAGTTCGCAGTCCAGTTCAAGTAGCTCTTCCTCGGCTTCCTCCAGGAGTTGGAGTCGGTCCAGATCCAGATCAAGGTCATGGTCTAGAAGAAATGGTTCCCGAAGGTACAGAAGATACTCGCGTTCATATTCCAGAAGCCGGTCAAGATCCCGTGGCTACACGAGGTACCGAGGAAGGTACCACACCAGACACTACAGGAGGTACCACGGCTCTCCTCCGAGGTATAGGTCACGCAGTAGGTCATGGTCTCGTGGAAGATCTTACTACAGAAGGTCCTATTCGAGAAGCAGATCATGTTCAAGAGGCCGAAGATACTACGGATTTGGGCGAACAGTATATCCTGAGGCTTATAGGAGCTGGAGAAGCAGGTCACGAACAAGGTCTCGGAGTAGGTCACCTCTCCATTTGAGTGAAAAAG ACAAGAGGGAACTCCTGGAAATTGCAAAAGCAAATGCTGCAAAAGCTCTGGGAACAGATAACGTAGTCTTGCCAGCAAGCTTGAAGATTCTTACTCCTTCCAAAGagataaaaagtgaaaaacaagaaCATGAAGATCCTGGAGAGTCAGCTGAG CAACCCAGAAGACCAGCAGAAGACATGACCAAGAGTGGGATGGAGAGAGCAACCATacagagaagcatttctttcagTCCTAAT aataCAATGGCAAAACCAGTACTACAGAAGCCAGTGAGCCATGTTGTTAAAGAACCAGCAATTTCTCCGGCAAGAGAAGATGACAGAAAGGGAAGTCCCTATGGGCAATGGGTTCCTGtcaagaaggaggagaagaaaacatttttaaacttctCACCTAAAAGCGCACCGTTCCGGGCACGCTAG
- the TMEM50A gene encoding transmembrane protein 50A: protein MSGFLESLRCSECVDWGEKRNTIASVAAGVLFFTGWWIIIDAAVKYPEVEDFNHSYHACGVIATIAFLMINAVSNGQVRGDSYSEGCLGQTGARIWLFIGFMMAFGSLIASMWILFGGYVVKEKPVVYPGIAVFFQNAFIFFGGLVFKFGRTEDLWQ from the exons atgtcaggttttctGGAGAGCTTGAGGTGCTCGGAGTGTGTTGACTGGGGAGAGAAACGAAACACGATCGCTTCTGTTGCTGCAGGAGTGCTG ttttttacAGGTTGGTGGATAATCATAGATGCAGCTGTAAAATATCCCGAAGTGGAAGACTTCAACCATTCGTACCATGCTTGTGGGGTTATAGCCACTATTGCATTCCTAAT GATCAACGCGGTGTCGAACGGCCAAGTGCGGGGTGACAGTTACAGCGAGGGCTGCCTGGGACAAACAG GTGCTCGGATCTGGCTGTTCATTGGTTTTATGATGGCTTTTGGATCTCTGATTGCTTCCATGTGGATCCTTTTTGGAGGCTACGTTGTTAAAG aaaAACCGGTTGTATACCCAGGAATAGCTGTGTTTTTCCAGAATGCATTCATCTTTTTTGG AGGACTGGTCTTCAAATTTGGTCGCACGGAAGATTTGTGGCAATGA
- the RHCE gene encoding blood group Rh(CE) polypeptide isoform X3: MSSISYPDFQDVNHMVIFGFGFFLTFLKRYGFSSTGFNLLIIVLGVQCSVVIEELLLFLPDWPRKDDMRRIVKASLSLTAVIISIGAVLGKTNPVQLSLMTVVEMVAFHMTRWMHTKFLQISDNISMMHAHLFGAYFGLAAASRFSEPLPGSEKNASTPKSDLLSMLGTVFLWVFWPSFNSVIGENKIIAISNTYFALAVSTVTAFMLSALITKDGKFKMTHIHSAVLAGGVAVGYAAHSITYPWIAMILGLLASVITILGSYCLPRCLNPVLKIHDTSGVHFTFGLPSMLGALAHVVLLVIENWTDKPSLCSLVMIYIWAFFLTMDVALITGFITGFILNFKLFKTIPVSMYFEDQFYWEFPHLAVGF; the protein is encoded by the exons ATGTCAAGCATATCCTACCCAG ATTTTCAAGATGTCAACCACATGGTGATTTTCGGATTTGGCTTTTTCctgacatttctgaaaagataCGGGTTTAGCAGCACTGGGTTCAACCTCTTGATCATTGTACTGGGTGTCCAATGCTCCGTGGTGATAGAAGAGTTGTTACTTTTCCTTCCTGACTGGCCAAGAAAAGATGATATGAGAAG AATAGTAAAGGCTAGTCTGAGTTTGACTGCCGTGATCATCTCCATTGGAGCTGTTCTTGGAAAGACCAATCCTGTGCAGTTAAGTCTGATGACAGTTGTGGAGATGGTAGCTTTCCACATGACCAGGTGGATGCACACCAAATTCCTACAG ATTTCAGACAATATCAGCATGATGCATGCTCACCTGTTTGGAGCCTACTTTGGTCTGGCAGCCGCCTCACGTTTCTCTGAGCCACTGCCAGGGTCTGAGAAGAATGCGAGTACCCCGAAGTCGGATTTATTGTCAATGCTGG GTACTGTCTTTCTCTGGGTGTTCTGGCCAAGCTTCAATTCTGTAATAGGTGAGAACAAGATCATAGCAATCTCCAACACCTACTTTGCCCTTGCAGTGAGCACTGTAACTGCCTTCATGTTGTCTGCTCTGATCACAAAGGATGGAAAATTCAAAATG ACTCATATCCACAGTGCAGTACTAGCTGGTGGGGTCGCTGTTGGTTATGCAGCACACAGTATCACGTATCCTTGGATTGCAATGATTTTGGGTCTCCTTGCCAGCGTGATAACCATATTAGGATCTTACTGTTTGCCG AGATGCTTGAATCCTGTTCTCAAGATTCATGATACTTCTGGAGTTCATTTCACTTTTGGCTTGCCTAGTATGCTTGGAGCTCTTGCCCACGTTGTTCTCTTAGTAATAGAAAACTGGACTGATAAACCAAG tctgTGTTCTTTGGTCATGATTTACATTTGGGCCTTCTTCCTGACCATGGATGTTGCCTTGATAACAGGTTTTATTACAG GTTTCATCTTAAACTTCAAACTGTTTAAGACCATCCCTGTATCAATGTACTTTGAAGACCAGTTTTATTGGGAG TTTCCCCATTTGGCTGTTGGATTTTGA
- the RHCE gene encoding blood group Rh(CE) polypeptide isoform X2, with amino-acid sequence MPAHYRNFHNSVPWLILFLEVVFFVIFYFSDYDEEMSSISYPDFQDVNHMVIFGFGFFLTFLKRYGFSSTGFNLLIIVLGVQCSVVIEELLLFLPDWPRKDDMRRIVKASLSLTAVIISIGAVLGKTNPVQLSLMTVVEMVAFHMTRWMHTKFLQISDNISMMHAHLFGAYFGLAAASRFSEPLPGSEKNASTPKSDLLSMLVSTVTAFMLSALITKDGKFKMTHIHSAVLAGGVAVGYAAHSITYPWIAMILGLLASVITILGSYCLPRCLNPVLKIHDTSGVHFTFGLPSMLGALAHVVLLVIENWTDKPSLCSLVMIYIWAFFLTMDVALITGFITGFILNFKLFKTIPVSMYFEDQFYWEFPHLAVGF; translated from the exons ATGCCTGCTCATTACCGCAACTTCCACAACAGCGTGCCATGGCTAATCCTTTTTCTGGAAGTTGTTTTCTTCGTCATCTTTTACTTCTCAGATTATGATGAAGAGATGTCAAGCATATCCTACCCAG ATTTTCAAGATGTCAACCACATGGTGATTTTCGGATTTGGCTTTTTCctgacatttctgaaaagataCGGGTTTAGCAGCACTGGGTTCAACCTCTTGATCATTGTACTGGGTGTCCAATGCTCCGTGGTGATAGAAGAGTTGTTACTTTTCCTTCCTGACTGGCCAAGAAAAGATGATATGAGAAG AATAGTAAAGGCTAGTCTGAGTTTGACTGCCGTGATCATCTCCATTGGAGCTGTTCTTGGAAAGACCAATCCTGTGCAGTTAAGTCTGATGACAGTTGTGGAGATGGTAGCTTTCCACATGACCAGGTGGATGCACACCAAATTCCTACAG ATTTCAGACAATATCAGCATGATGCATGCTCACCTGTTTGGAGCCTACTTTGGTCTGGCAGCCGCCTCACGTTTCTCTGAGCCACTGCCAGGGTCTGAGAAGAATGCGAGTACCCCGAAGTCGGATTTATTGTCAATGCTGG TGAGCACTGTAACTGCCTTCATGTTGTCTGCTCTGATCACAAAGGATGGAAAATTCAAAATG ACTCATATCCACAGTGCAGTACTAGCTGGTGGGGTCGCTGTTGGTTATGCAGCACACAGTATCACGTATCCTTGGATTGCAATGATTTTGGGTCTCCTTGCCAGCGTGATAACCATATTAGGATCTTACTGTTTGCCG AGATGCTTGAATCCTGTTCTCAAGATTCATGATACTTCTGGAGTTCATTTCACTTTTGGCTTGCCTAGTATGCTTGGAGCTCTTGCCCACGTTGTTCTCTTAGTAATAGAAAACTGGACTGATAAACCAAG tctgTGTTCTTTGGTCATGATTTACATTTGGGCCTTCTTCCTGACCATGGATGTTGCCTTGATAACAGGTTTTATTACAG GTTTCATCTTAAACTTCAAACTGTTTAAGACCATCCCTGTATCAATGTACTTTGAAGACCAGTTTTATTGGGAG TTTCCCCATTTGGCTGTTGGATTTTGA
- the RHCE gene encoding blood group Rh(CE) polypeptide isoform X1: MPAHYRNFHNSVPWLILFLEVVFFVIFYFSDYDEEMSSISYPDFQDVNHMVIFGFGFFLTFLKRYGFSSTGFNLLIIVLGVQCSVVIEELLLFLPDWPRKDDMRRIVKASLSLTAVIISIGAVLGKTNPVQLSLMTVVEMVAFHMTRWMHTKFLQISDNISMMHAHLFGAYFGLAAASRFSEPLPGSEKNASTPKSDLLSMLGTVFLWVFWPSFNSVIGENKIIAISNTYFALAVSTVTAFMLSALITKDGKFKMTHIHSAVLAGGVAVGYAAHSITYPWIAMILGLLASVITILGSYCLPRCLNPVLKIHDTSGVHFTFGLPSMLGALAHVVLLVIENWTDKPSLCSLVMIYIWAFFLTMDVALITGFITGFILNFKLFKTIPVSMYFEDQFYWEFPHLAVGF, encoded by the exons ATGCCTGCTCATTACCGCAACTTCCACAACAGCGTGCCATGGCTAATCCTTTTTCTGGAAGTTGTTTTCTTCGTCATCTTTTACTTCTCAGATTATGATGAAGAGATGTCAAGCATATCCTACCCAG ATTTTCAAGATGTCAACCACATGGTGATTTTCGGATTTGGCTTTTTCctgacatttctgaaaagataCGGGTTTAGCAGCACTGGGTTCAACCTCTTGATCATTGTACTGGGTGTCCAATGCTCCGTGGTGATAGAAGAGTTGTTACTTTTCCTTCCTGACTGGCCAAGAAAAGATGATATGAGAAG AATAGTAAAGGCTAGTCTGAGTTTGACTGCCGTGATCATCTCCATTGGAGCTGTTCTTGGAAAGACCAATCCTGTGCAGTTAAGTCTGATGACAGTTGTGGAGATGGTAGCTTTCCACATGACCAGGTGGATGCACACCAAATTCCTACAG ATTTCAGACAATATCAGCATGATGCATGCTCACCTGTTTGGAGCCTACTTTGGTCTGGCAGCCGCCTCACGTTTCTCTGAGCCACTGCCAGGGTCTGAGAAGAATGCGAGTACCCCGAAGTCGGATTTATTGTCAATGCTGG GTACTGTCTTTCTCTGGGTGTTCTGGCCAAGCTTCAATTCTGTAATAGGTGAGAACAAGATCATAGCAATCTCCAACACCTACTTTGCCCTTGCAGTGAGCACTGTAACTGCCTTCATGTTGTCTGCTCTGATCACAAAGGATGGAAAATTCAAAATG ACTCATATCCACAGTGCAGTACTAGCTGGTGGGGTCGCTGTTGGTTATGCAGCACACAGTATCACGTATCCTTGGATTGCAATGATTTTGGGTCTCCTTGCCAGCGTGATAACCATATTAGGATCTTACTGTTTGCCG AGATGCTTGAATCCTGTTCTCAAGATTCATGATACTTCTGGAGTTCATTTCACTTTTGGCTTGCCTAGTATGCTTGGAGCTCTTGCCCACGTTGTTCTCTTAGTAATAGAAAACTGGACTGATAAACCAAG tctgTGTTCTTTGGTCATGATTTACATTTGGGCCTTCTTCCTGACCATGGATGTTGCCTTGATAACAGGTTTTATTACAG GTTTCATCTTAAACTTCAAACTGTTTAAGACCATCCCTGTATCAATGTACTTTGAAGACCAGTTTTATTGGGAG TTTCCCCATTTGGCTGTTGGATTTTGA
- the RHCE gene encoding blood group Rh(CE) polypeptide isoform X5, with amino-acid sequence MVIFGFGFFLTFLKRYGFSSTGFNLLIIVLGVQCSVVIEELLLFLPDWPRKDDMRRIVKASLSLTAVIISIGAVLGKTNPVQLSLMTVVEMVAFHMTRWMHTKFLQISDNISMMHAHLFGAYFGLAAASRFSEPLPGSEKNASTPKSDLLSMLGTVFLWVFWPSFNSVIGENKIIAISNTYFALAVSTVTAFMLSALITKDGKFKMTHIHSAVLAGGVAVGYAAHSITYPWIAMILGLLASVITILGSYCLPRCLNPVLKIHDTSGVHFTFGLPSMLGALAHVVLLVIENWTDKPSLCSLVMIYIWAFFLTMDVALITGFITGFILNFKLFKTIPVSMYFEDQFYWEFPHLAVGF; translated from the exons ATGGTGATTTTCGGATTTGGCTTTTTCctgacatttctgaaaagataCGGGTTTAGCAGCACTGGGTTCAACCTCTTGATCATTGTACTGGGTGTCCAATGCTCCGTGGTGATAGAAGAGTTGTTACTTTTCCTTCCTGACTGGCCAAGAAAAGATGATATGAGAAG AATAGTAAAGGCTAGTCTGAGTTTGACTGCCGTGATCATCTCCATTGGAGCTGTTCTTGGAAAGACCAATCCTGTGCAGTTAAGTCTGATGACAGTTGTGGAGATGGTAGCTTTCCACATGACCAGGTGGATGCACACCAAATTCCTACAG ATTTCAGACAATATCAGCATGATGCATGCTCACCTGTTTGGAGCCTACTTTGGTCTGGCAGCCGCCTCACGTTTCTCTGAGCCACTGCCAGGGTCTGAGAAGAATGCGAGTACCCCGAAGTCGGATTTATTGTCAATGCTGG GTACTGTCTTTCTCTGGGTGTTCTGGCCAAGCTTCAATTCTGTAATAGGTGAGAACAAGATCATAGCAATCTCCAACACCTACTTTGCCCTTGCAGTGAGCACTGTAACTGCCTTCATGTTGTCTGCTCTGATCACAAAGGATGGAAAATTCAAAATG ACTCATATCCACAGTGCAGTACTAGCTGGTGGGGTCGCTGTTGGTTATGCAGCACACAGTATCACGTATCCTTGGATTGCAATGATTTTGGGTCTCCTTGCCAGCGTGATAACCATATTAGGATCTTACTGTTTGCCG AGATGCTTGAATCCTGTTCTCAAGATTCATGATACTTCTGGAGTTCATTTCACTTTTGGCTTGCCTAGTATGCTTGGAGCTCTTGCCCACGTTGTTCTCTTAGTAATAGAAAACTGGACTGATAAACCAAG tctgTGTTCTTTGGTCATGATTTACATTTGGGCCTTCTTCCTGACCATGGATGTTGCCTTGATAACAGGTTTTATTACAG GTTTCATCTTAAACTTCAAACTGTTTAAGACCATCCCTGTATCAATGTACTTTGAAGACCAGTTTTATTGGGAG TTTCCCCATTTGGCTGTTGGATTTTGA
- the RHCE gene encoding blood group Rh(CE) polypeptide isoform X4: protein MPAHYRNFHNSVPWLILFLEVVFFVIFYFSDYDEEMSSISYPDFQDVNHMVIFGFGFFLTFLKRYGFSSTGFNLLIIVLGVQCSVVIEELLLFLPDWPRKDDMRRIVKASLSLTAVIISIGAVLGKTNPVQLSLMTVVEMVAFHMTRWMHTKFLQISDNISMMHAHLFGAYFGLAAASRFSEPLPGSEKNASTPKSDLLSMLGTVFLWVFWPSFNSVIGENKIIAISNTYFALAVSTVTAFMLSALITKDGKFKMTHIHSAVLAGGVAVGYAAHSITYPWIAMILGLLASVITILGSYCLPRCLNPVLKIHDTSGVHFTFGLPSMLGALAHVVLLVIENWTDKPRNESQWCIRALHFSSCSY from the exons ATGCCTGCTCATTACCGCAACTTCCACAACAGCGTGCCATGGCTAATCCTTTTTCTGGAAGTTGTTTTCTTCGTCATCTTTTACTTCTCAGATTATGATGAAGAGATGTCAAGCATATCCTACCCAG ATTTTCAAGATGTCAACCACATGGTGATTTTCGGATTTGGCTTTTTCctgacatttctgaaaagataCGGGTTTAGCAGCACTGGGTTCAACCTCTTGATCATTGTACTGGGTGTCCAATGCTCCGTGGTGATAGAAGAGTTGTTACTTTTCCTTCCTGACTGGCCAAGAAAAGATGATATGAGAAG AATAGTAAAGGCTAGTCTGAGTTTGACTGCCGTGATCATCTCCATTGGAGCTGTTCTTGGAAAGACCAATCCTGTGCAGTTAAGTCTGATGACAGTTGTGGAGATGGTAGCTTTCCACATGACCAGGTGGATGCACACCAAATTCCTACAG ATTTCAGACAATATCAGCATGATGCATGCTCACCTGTTTGGAGCCTACTTTGGTCTGGCAGCCGCCTCACGTTTCTCTGAGCCACTGCCAGGGTCTGAGAAGAATGCGAGTACCCCGAAGTCGGATTTATTGTCAATGCTGG GTACTGTCTTTCTCTGGGTGTTCTGGCCAAGCTTCAATTCTGTAATAGGTGAGAACAAGATCATAGCAATCTCCAACACCTACTTTGCCCTTGCAGTGAGCACTGTAACTGCCTTCATGTTGTCTGCTCTGATCACAAAGGATGGAAAATTCAAAATG ACTCATATCCACAGTGCAGTACTAGCTGGTGGGGTCGCTGTTGGTTATGCAGCACACAGTATCACGTATCCTTGGATTGCAATGATTTTGGGTCTCCTTGCCAGCGTGATAACCATATTAGGATCTTACTGTTTGCCG AGATGCTTGAATCCTGTTCTCAAGATTCATGATACTTCTGGAGTTCATTTCACTTTTGGCTTGCCTAGTATGCTTGGAGCTCTTGCCCACGTTGTTCTCTTAGTAATAGAAAACTGGACTGATAAACCAAG GAATGAATCACAGTGGTGCATAAGGGCCTTACACTTCTCATCATGTTCCTATTGA